Sequence from the uncultured Sunxiuqinia sp. genome:
GCATAAAACCGATAGTCTCTCAGTTCGTCCATGACTATTTCGTAGGACGGAAAATAGGCGCAATGAGCTGTTCCGAAATCGATTATTAATTGGTTAATTGCCAGTAGCAAGGTCGATTTGCTTAGTTGGTTTTCAACTGCCCCGTCCTTCCAATGGCGTATCGGGCTAACTGTAAAAAGGATTTTTAAATTTGAGTTAATTCTTCGGATTTGGGAAATTAACTCTCTGTAATCATCTACTATTTCGCTCGGTGTCAGACGGTAGCGGTTAAATTCTGCAGCTGCCAGTTTGTGGCAGTTTGAGACAATTTTTCCGCTGTTTTTTAGCTCAAAAACCCATGCTGTTCCCAACGAAAGAATTAAATACTCACTTTCTATTAAATGGTCATACGACCGCCTGATTTGATCATTTATTCGTTTCAAACAATTTTCTTTGTTTGTCGAAGAAAATCTGCTATGATGATCAAAACTGTGCCATATTCCATCGTGTTCAATTAAGTCTTTAGCAGTGTATGTCTTTTGCTCCATCAGCAGGCGAATGCTTTTTGAAACTGATTGCGGATTATATAATATGCCAAACGGATTTAGGTCAACCTGAAACTTCAATTGTTTCATGCGTTGTCCTATATTTTCAGAAAAGCAGGAGCCCATCATCATCACTTTTGTACGATGGTCGATGTGCCAACCAATATCCTTTATTTCAACTTCAGTAAAATATTGATTCATTTATTTAATCCGTTTAAACGCTTGTTTTTTCAAAACAATTCCTGTTCTGGCTGGCAGGTACAAATTTAAATAATGCTGACTACTTAGTCCTTTTGATGGTCTTGTGTAGTAAATCATATTTTTATCGATACGTTCCTGTCCGCCAAAACGTTCTTCATCGGTGTTGAATAGAATCTTGTATTTTGATGCTTCCAAGGGAATCCCATAATCTGTAAAAGATTGCGTTGGATTAAAATTAAAAACCATTAGGAAGTCACCCCGCTGGTAGCTCAATACCTGATCGGCTTTGTTGTCAAATCGTCGATAGATTTCTGGTATTTCAAGCAAATGGTTTTCTCTGATCCACTGCATCATTTCACAGTCAATGTCTGCGAGCAAGTGGTAGCGTAATTCTTTGTTTTCAGTTAGG
This genomic interval carries:
- a CDS encoding GSCFA domain-containing protein, producing the protein MNQYFTEVEIKDIGWHIDHRTKVMMMGSCFSENIGQRMKQLKFQVDLNPFGILYNPQSVSKSIRLLMEQKTYTAKDLIEHDGIWHSFDHHSRFSSTNKENCLKRINDQIRRSYDHLIESEYLILSLGTAWVFELKNSGKIVSNCHKLAAAEFNRYRLTPSEIVDDYRELISQIRRINSNLKILFTVSPIRHWKDGAVENQLSKSTLLLAINQLIIDFGTAHCAYFPSYEIVMDELRDYRFYAPDMMHISAKAVDHIWDKFCSKMITDESHKIIKSIQKIIKAIEHRPRNIQSEKHQKFLLYNVNKINDLMKSFPFLNLANEKKYFKLKLEEHQSNCEQ